One Bombus fervidus isolate BK054 chromosome 7, iyBomFerv1, whole genome shotgun sequence genomic region harbors:
- the Woc gene encoding zinc finger protein without children isoform X2, translating to MDSNIDVELSTNQTQKDSDTENETKTKDMNESNKRTDITTNEEQRSVISKEDENIVDENEGNKIKKKKINMVDEIEKNLSDENSKSIQLSTTVSCQENLSTTKSCQQNVSEEGNLIVKELSLQEINTNTVVTDCNDTHSLTLHESTTKNVSQEKGSIELMISNTIDKDDVDKLSDNVNVVESTKSKKCLGYISEEAENVNIDGSCDLHLAEKEIVENVLEDSQINKQFSVSEKNNSDNKKTDPMETSESNDRNVTEKNIIEPENTEFVQFSQEKHGDAQIESQSMDAEDPFGGDSLTTENIESMDTDDLTETNIGFSKLCSQTDNLPAIVNNEESSFSNNKNKKDDNNGANKDSSIDILRSPNVTLDLQDTSKNGNENSVQSECNENLHINSTEKCDNQTKKSVNEITPMDTEEEQSNVLPGQDDELCIIPDSMKVIIPEQTEKSNSSNKEPIHKDNHKQNEIKQTCENSGPNNDENKDLHQGLKEQNTTNESVVTHAKNIRTETDSTNKITDITTDVINIDEESKNSEIEEIATKEICKQCNEEKSCKIKVKIGFDTYNVCSKTCKALFKVANNKAMDIPSDGVNSKREKRCANCLLIVEPNDERNLSWETMEFCNEECLGKFQTKYGSYCRNCNGSVQAVSLGKYCVRFGYDVRQFCCSTCLEEFKKGLKVCSYCQKDISSSAEGFLAPVGDKGQFKDFCTQDCMEKYSKMSSVEPPNIEKKCCSVCQEEKIVHCEVQIDRSDPVAICSEPCFAAFKFVKKVDPDQCSTCKKFFELPNKKSSVVFYENEAHTFCSKTCLNVFIITNRKIVPCNWCKVKKYNFDMIKKELKTCQVMMMCSLNCLTLYQVSINAVSAKRINCDFCKEFSQAQYHLTMSDATIRNFCSYHCVMNFQAQYTKSPITIPTGDDPVPTGMPKRTLPQRNTNSNNQKVNDIQNKKNMPVISSVTSLATIGNGQSSPTTQQNSVNNMLVPSVAISQNQTQQVIYKQHIITRPPSPVQIHNKTTQCKPVMHTKGVSVRPHPCTKASQTDGIHQAVVPIPVPIYVPFPMHMYTMPFPVPLPFPLPIPVPIFIPTTRNSAKGIFKEIKRIQEKIPADPFEAELLMMAEMVATEKKANETDSDSTDDRDEDTGDRDHSHGGVFSPEGVDSSNTFGDDMLQMALKMATGELDEPAVDLEAALTPNTITATQTPTQSDTTIENDVQSERLIVPSRGRKRMVPYKPRSTPNKRGRRVSGTNDMPLMPPPEPQPPPQPRIIEPIEKPDANMALKYTFGVNAWRQWVVTKNAELEKQSTPIRKMKLFKTDLLQLTADELNYSLCLFVKEVKKPNGAEYAPDTIYYLCLGIQQYLFENNRIDNIFTDSYYERFTDCLNEVAKKFSVLYNDAQYIVTRVEEEHLWECKQLGAHSPHVLLNTLMFFNTKHFNLVTVEEHMQLSFSHIMKHWKRNPAAQLTTGAGKVPGSRNVLLRFYPPQSALGNSRKKKVYEQQENEENPLRCPVKLYEFYLSKCPESVKTRNDVFYLLPERSCVPDSPVWYSTSPLAKEHLIKMLYRIKMVKEINVALLTS from the exons atgGATTCTAATATTGATGTGGAATTATCAACTAATCAAACTCAAAAGGATTCAGATACAGAGAATGAAACAAAAACTAAAGATATGAATGAATCTAATAAAAGAACAGATATTACTACAAATGAAGAACAGAGATCAGTAATCTcaaaagaagatgaaaatattGTTGATGAAAATgaaggtaataaaattaaaaaaaaaaaaataaatatggtagatgaaatagaaaaaaatttatctgatgaaaattcaaaaagtATTCAATTATCAACCACTGTATCATGTCAAGAGAATTTATCAACTACTAAGTCATGTCAACAAAATGTTTCTGAAGAAGGTAACTTAATAGTAAAGGAATTATCTTTAcaagaaattaatacaaatactGTGGTTACAGACTGTAATGATACACATTCATTGACTTTACATGAAAGTActacaaaaaatgtttcacaGGAAAAAGGTTCAATAGAATTAATGATATCCAATACTATTGACAAAGATGATGTAGATAAATTATCAGATAACGTCAATGTAGTAGAAAGTACAAAATCTAAAAAATGTTTAGGATATATATCAGAAGAAGCGGAAAATGTCAATATAGATGGTTCATGTGACTTGCACTTagcagaaaaagaaattgttgaaaatgtttTGGAAGATTCTCaaataaacaaacaattttcagttagtgaaaaaaataattcagatAATAAAAAGACTGACCCAATGGAGACATCAGAGAGTAATGATAGAAATGTGACAGAAAAAAACATTATAGAACCAGAAAATACAGAATTTGTGCAGTTTTCTCAAGAGAAACATGGAGATGCACAAATTGAAAGTCAATCTATGGATGCTGAAGATCCTTTTGGTGGAGATAGTCTTACaacagaaaatattgaatCTATGGATACTGACGACCTTACTGAAACTAATATAGGATTTTCTAAATTGTGCAGCCAAACTGATAATTTACCAGCTATTGTAAATAATGAGGAAAGCAgttttagtaataataaaaataaaaaggatgaCAATAATGGAGCAAATAAAGATAGTTCCATTGATATTTTACGTTCTCCAAATGTTACATTGGATTTACAAGATACTAGTAAAAATGGTAATGAAAATTCAGTTCAATCAGAAtgcaatgaaaatttacatataaattccACTGAAAAATGTGATAATCAAACAAAGAAATCTGTCAATGAAATAACACCAATGGATACTGAAGAAGAACAATCTAATGTTTTACCAGGACAAGATGATGAGTTATGTATTATCCCAGATAGTATGAAAGTCATAATTCCTGAGCAAACAGAAAAATCAAACTCTAGTAATAAAGAACCAATACATAAAGATAACcataaacaaaatgaaattaagcAAACATGTGAAAACTCCGGACCAAATAATGATGAAAACAAAGACTTACATCAAGGCTTGAAGGAACAAAATACTACAAATGAATCTGTTGTAACACATGCAAAAAATATCAGGACAGAAACAGATTCAACTAATAAAATCACAGATATTACTACAGATGTTATTAACATTGATGAAGAGTCAAAAAACTCCGAAATTGAAGAAATCGCAActaaagaaatttgtaaacaatgtaacgaagaaaaatcgtgTAAAATTAAAGTGAAAATTGGTTTTGATACTTACAATGTATGTTCGAAAACCTGTAAAGCATTATTCAAAGTTGCTAATAATAAAGCGATGGATATACCAAGTGATGGAGTTAATTCTAAGAGAGAAAAACGTTGTGCAAACTGTTTGCTAATTGTTGAACCTAATGATGAACGTAATCTTTCTTGGGAAACAATGGAGTTCTGTAATGAGGAGTGTCTAGgcaaatttcaaacaaaatatggAAGTTATTGCAGAAATTGCAATGGTTCGGTACAAGCAGTAAGTTTAGGAAAATATTGTGTACGATTTGGTTATGATGTTAGACAATTTTGTTGTTCCACATGCTTGGAAGAATTCAAAAAGGGCCTAAAAGTATGCAGTTATTGTCAAAAAGATATAAGCTCTAGTGCAGAAGGTTTTCTTGCACCAGTTGGTGATAAAGGACAATTTAAGGATTTTTGTACTCAAGATtgtatggaaaaatattcaaaaatgaGCTCTGTTGAACCtccaaatatagaaaaaaaatgcTGCAGCGTTTGTCAAGAA gaaaaaattgttcattgTGAGGTTCAAATAGACAGATCTGATCCAGTAGCTATATGTAGTGAACCATGTTTTGCAGCATTCAAATTTGTGAAAAAGGTTGATCCTGATCAGTGTTCTACCTGCAAAAAATTTTTTGAGTTACCTAACAAAAAAAGTTCTGTTGTGTTTTATGAGAATGAAGCTCATACATTTTGTTCTAAAACTTgtttaaatgtatttattattaccaaTAGGAAAATTGTTCCTTGTAATTGGTgcaaagtaaaaaaatataattttgacatgaTTAAAAAGGAACTAAAAACATGTCAAGTAATGATGATGTGCAGTTTAAATTGCTTAACATTATATCAG gTTTCTATCAACGCAGTTTCAGCAAAACGAATAAACTGTGACTTTTGTAAAGAATTTTCACAAGCACAATATCATTTAACAATGTCAGATGCAACAATACGAAATTTTTGTTCTTATCACTGTGTAATGAATTTTCAAGCTCAGTATACTAAATCTCCGATTACGATACCGACTGGCGATGATCCTGTACCTACTGGCATGCCCAAAAGAACGTTACCTCAAAGAAACACAAATTCCAATAATCAAAAAGTTAATgatatacaaaacaaaaagaatatgCCTGTAATTTCTTCCGTGACAAGTTTAGCCACAATTGGAAATGGTCAATCCAGTCCAACAACTCAACAAAACAGTGTAAATAATATGTTAGTACCTTCAGTTGCTATCAGCCAAAATCAAACACAGCaagtaatttataaacaaCACATTATAACAAGACCACCAAGTCCGGTCCAAATTCACAATAAAACAACTCAGTGTAAACCTGTGATGCACACAAAAGGAGTTTCAGTACGTCCACATCCTTGTACAAAAGCTTCACAAACGGATGGAATTCACCAAGCAGTTGTACCGATACCAGTTCCAATTTATGTTCCATTTCCAATGCATATGTATACTATGCCTTTTCCAGTTCCATTACCTTTTCCATTACCAATTCCTGTTCCTATTTTTATACCTACAACAAGAAATAGTGCTAAgggaatatttaaagaaatcaaAAGAATACAGGAAAAAATACCAGCAGATCCTTTTGAAGCTGAACTTCTCATGATGGCAGAAATGGTTGCGACAGAGAAAAAAGCTAATGAGACTGATTCGGATTCTACAGATGATAG AGATGAAGATACTGGCGACCGTGATCATTCACATGGTGGAGTTTTCAGTCCAGAAGGTGTTGATTCTAGTAATACATTTGGTGATGACATGTTACAAATGGCTTTAAAAATGGCAACTGGAGAATTGGATGAGCCAGCTGTTGACTTAGAAGCTGCTTTAACTCCAAATACTATTACTGCTACACAAACACCAACACAATCTGACACAACTATAGAAAATGATG ttCAATCGGAACGGCTTATTGTTCCCTCTCGGGGAAGGAAACGAATGGTTCCATATAAACCACGATCTACGCCAAATAAACGAGGAAGGCGCGTATCTGGCACAAATGATATGCCTTTGATGCCACCCCCGGAACCTCAACCTCCACCTCAACCGAGAATAATAGAACCCATAGAAAAACCAGATGCTAATATGGCTCTCAAATATACCTTTGGCGTAAATGCTTGGAGACAATGG gtAGTTACAAAAAATGCTGAATTAGAAAAACAAAGTACACcaattagaaaaatgaaattatttaaaacagatCTTTTGCAACTCACAGCTGacgaattaaattattcattatgcCTTTTTGTGAAAGAAGTTAAAAAACCAAATGGAGCAGAATATGCTCctgatacaatatattatcTCTGTTTGG gAATTCAAcagtatttatttgaaaataatagaatagaTAATATTTTCACAGATTCATATTATGAAAGATTTACCGATTGTTTAAATGAAGTTGCAAAGAAATTTTCTGTTCTTTATAATGATGCAC AATATATTGTAACAAGAGTTGAAGAAGAACATTTATGGGAATGTAAGCAATTAGGTGCTCATTCTCCTCATGTCCTTTTAAATACTCTAATGTTCTTTAACACTAAACATTTTAATCTTGTA aCAGTAGAAGAACATATGCAATTATCATTTTCTCACATCATGAAACATTGGAAACGTAATCCAGCTGCACAACTTACTACAGGAGCAGGAAAAGTTCCAGGTTCCAGAAAcgttcttcttcgtttctatCCACCACAATCAGCATTGG GTAATTCACGTAAAAAGAAAGTATATGAGCAAcaggaaaatgaagaaaatccATTAAGATGTCCAGTCAAATTATATGAGTTTTACTTGTCTAAATG TCCAGAAAGTGTTAAGACTCGGAACGATGTATTCTATTTATTGCCAGAAAGAAGTTGTGTACCGGACAGTCCAGTATGGTATTCAACATCTCCATTGGCTAAGGAACATCtcataaaaatgttatatcgCATTAAAATGGTTAAAGAAATCAATGTGGCATTATTAACTAGCTAA
- the Woc gene encoding zinc finger protein without children isoform X3, which produces MDSNIDVELSTNQTQKDSDTENETKTKDMNESNKRTDITTNEEQRSVISKEDENIVDENEGNKIKKKKINMVDEIEKNLSDENSKSIQLSTTVSCQENLSTTKSCQQNVSEEDCNDTHSLTLHESTTKNVSQEKGSIELMISNTIDKDDVDKLSDNVNVVESTKSKKCLGYISEEAENVNIDGSCDLHLAEKEIVENVLEDSQINKQFSVSEKNNSDNKKTDPMETSESNDRNVTEKNIIEPENTEFVQFSQEKHGDAQIESQSMDAEDPFGGDSLTTENIESMDTDDLTETNIGFSKLCSQTDNLPAIVNNEESSFSNNKNKKDDNNGANKDSSIDILRSPNVTLDLQDTSKNGNENSVQSECNENLHINSTEKCDNQTKKSVNEITPMDTEEEQSNVLPGQDDELCIIPDSMKVIIPEQTEKSNSSNKEPIHKDNHKQNEIKQTCENSGPNNDENKDLHQGLKEQNTTNESVVTHAKNIRTETDSTNKITDITTDVINIDEESKNSEIEEIATKEICKQCNEEKSCKIKVKIGFDTYNVCSKTCKALFKVANNKAMDIPSDGVNSKREKRCANCLLIVEPNDERNLSWETMEFCNEECLGKFQTKYGSYCRNCNGSVQAVSLGKYCVRFGYDVRQFCCSTCLEEFKKGLKVCSYCQKDISSSAEGFLAPVGDKGQFKDFCTQDCMEKYSKMSSVEPPNIEKKCCSVCQEEKIVHCEVQIDRSDPVAICSEPCFAAFKFVKKVDPDQCSTCKKFFELPNKKSSVVFYENEAHTFCSKTCLNVFIITNRKIVPCNWCKVKKYNFDMIKKELKTCQVMMMCSLNCLTLYQVSINAVSAKRINCDFCKEFSQAQYHLTMSDATIRNFCSYHCVMNFQAQYTKSPITIPTGDDPVPTGMPKRTLPQRNTNSNNQKVNDIQNKKNMPVISSVTSLATIGNGQSSPTTQQNSVNNMLVPSVAISQNQTQQVIYKQHIITRPPSPVQIHNKTTQCKPVMHTKGVSVRPHPCTKASQTDGIHQAVVPIPVPIYVPFPMHMYTMPFPVPLPFPLPIPVPIFIPTTRNSAKGIFKEIKRIQEKIPADPFEAELLMMAEMVATEKKANETDSDSTDDRDEDTGDRDHSHGGVFSPEGVDSSNTFGDDMLQMALKMATGELDEPAVDLEAALTPNTITATQTPTQSDTTIENDVQSERLIVPSRGRKRMVPYKPRSTPNKRGRRVSGTNDMPLMPPPEPQPPPQPRIIEPIEKPDANMALKYTFGVNAWRQWVVTKNAELEKQSTPIRKMKLFKTDLLQLTADELNYSLCLFVKEVKKPNGAEYAPDTIYYLCLGIQQYLFENNRIDNIFTDSYYERFTDCLNEVAKKFSVLYNDAQYIVTRVEEEHLWECKQLGAHSPHVLLNTLMFFNTKHFNLVTVEEHMQLSFSHIMKHWKRNPAAQLTTGAGKVPGSRNVLLRFYPPQSALEGNSRKKKVYEQQENEENPLRCPVKLYEFYLSKCPESVKTRNDVFYLLPERSCVPDSPVWYSTSPLAKEHLIKMLYRIKMVKEINVALLTS; this is translated from the exons atgGATTCTAATATTGATGTGGAATTATCAACTAATCAAACTCAAAAGGATTCAGATACAGAGAATGAAACAAAAACTAAAGATATGAATGAATCTAATAAAAGAACAGATATTACTACAAATGAAGAACAGAGATCAGTAATCTcaaaagaagatgaaaatattGTTGATGAAAATgaaggtaataaaattaaaaaaaaaaaaataaatatggtagatgaaatagaaaaaaatttatctgatgaaaattcaaaaagtATTCAATTATCAACCACTGTATCATGTCAAGAGAATTTATCAACTACTAAGTCATGTCAACAAAATGTTTCTGAAGAAG ACTGTAATGATACACATTCATTGACTTTACATGAAAGTActacaaaaaatgtttcacaGGAAAAAGGTTCAATAGAATTAATGATATCCAATACTATTGACAAAGATGATGTAGATAAATTATCAGATAACGTCAATGTAGTAGAAAGTACAAAATCTAAAAAATGTTTAGGATATATATCAGAAGAAGCGGAAAATGTCAATATAGATGGTTCATGTGACTTGCACTTagcagaaaaagaaattgttgaaaatgtttTGGAAGATTCTCaaataaacaaacaattttcagttagtgaaaaaaataattcagatAATAAAAAGACTGACCCAATGGAGACATCAGAGAGTAATGATAGAAATGTGACAGAAAAAAACATTATAGAACCAGAAAATACAGAATTTGTGCAGTTTTCTCAAGAGAAACATGGAGATGCACAAATTGAAAGTCAATCTATGGATGCTGAAGATCCTTTTGGTGGAGATAGTCTTACaacagaaaatattgaatCTATGGATACTGACGACCTTACTGAAACTAATATAGGATTTTCTAAATTGTGCAGCCAAACTGATAATTTACCAGCTATTGTAAATAATGAGGAAAGCAgttttagtaataataaaaataaaaaggatgaCAATAATGGAGCAAATAAAGATAGTTCCATTGATATTTTACGTTCTCCAAATGTTACATTGGATTTACAAGATACTAGTAAAAATGGTAATGAAAATTCAGTTCAATCAGAAtgcaatgaaaatttacatataaattccACTGAAAAATGTGATAATCAAACAAAGAAATCTGTCAATGAAATAACACCAATGGATACTGAAGAAGAACAATCTAATGTTTTACCAGGACAAGATGATGAGTTATGTATTATCCCAGATAGTATGAAAGTCATAATTCCTGAGCAAACAGAAAAATCAAACTCTAGTAATAAAGAACCAATACATAAAGATAACcataaacaaaatgaaattaagcAAACATGTGAAAACTCCGGACCAAATAATGATGAAAACAAAGACTTACATCAAGGCTTGAAGGAACAAAATACTACAAATGAATCTGTTGTAACACATGCAAAAAATATCAGGACAGAAACAGATTCAACTAATAAAATCACAGATATTACTACAGATGTTATTAACATTGATGAAGAGTCAAAAAACTCCGAAATTGAAGAAATCGCAActaaagaaatttgtaaacaatgtaacgaagaaaaatcgtgTAAAATTAAAGTGAAAATTGGTTTTGATACTTACAATGTATGTTCGAAAACCTGTAAAGCATTATTCAAAGTTGCTAATAATAAAGCGATGGATATACCAAGTGATGGAGTTAATTCTAAGAGAGAAAAACGTTGTGCAAACTGTTTGCTAATTGTTGAACCTAATGATGAACGTAATCTTTCTTGGGAAACAATGGAGTTCTGTAATGAGGAGTGTCTAGgcaaatttcaaacaaaatatggAAGTTATTGCAGAAATTGCAATGGTTCGGTACAAGCAGTAAGTTTAGGAAAATATTGTGTACGATTTGGTTATGATGTTAGACAATTTTGTTGTTCCACATGCTTGGAAGAATTCAAAAAGGGCCTAAAAGTATGCAGTTATTGTCAAAAAGATATAAGCTCTAGTGCAGAAGGTTTTCTTGCACCAGTTGGTGATAAAGGACAATTTAAGGATTTTTGTACTCAAGATtgtatggaaaaatattcaaaaatgaGCTCTGTTGAACCtccaaatatagaaaaaaaatgcTGCAGCGTTTGTCAAGAA gaaaaaattgttcattgTGAGGTTCAAATAGACAGATCTGATCCAGTAGCTATATGTAGTGAACCATGTTTTGCAGCATTCAAATTTGTGAAAAAGGTTGATCCTGATCAGTGTTCTACCTGCAAAAAATTTTTTGAGTTACCTAACAAAAAAAGTTCTGTTGTGTTTTATGAGAATGAAGCTCATACATTTTGTTCTAAAACTTgtttaaatgtatttattattaccaaTAGGAAAATTGTTCCTTGTAATTGGTgcaaagtaaaaaaatataattttgacatgaTTAAAAAGGAACTAAAAACATGTCAAGTAATGATGATGTGCAGTTTAAATTGCTTAACATTATATCAG gTTTCTATCAACGCAGTTTCAGCAAAACGAATAAACTGTGACTTTTGTAAAGAATTTTCACAAGCACAATATCATTTAACAATGTCAGATGCAACAATACGAAATTTTTGTTCTTATCACTGTGTAATGAATTTTCAAGCTCAGTATACTAAATCTCCGATTACGATACCGACTGGCGATGATCCTGTACCTACTGGCATGCCCAAAAGAACGTTACCTCAAAGAAACACAAATTCCAATAATCAAAAAGTTAATgatatacaaaacaaaaagaatatgCCTGTAATTTCTTCCGTGACAAGTTTAGCCACAATTGGAAATGGTCAATCCAGTCCAACAACTCAACAAAACAGTGTAAATAATATGTTAGTACCTTCAGTTGCTATCAGCCAAAATCAAACACAGCaagtaatttataaacaaCACATTATAACAAGACCACCAAGTCCGGTCCAAATTCACAATAAAACAACTCAGTGTAAACCTGTGATGCACACAAAAGGAGTTTCAGTACGTCCACATCCTTGTACAAAAGCTTCACAAACGGATGGAATTCACCAAGCAGTTGTACCGATACCAGTTCCAATTTATGTTCCATTTCCAATGCATATGTATACTATGCCTTTTCCAGTTCCATTACCTTTTCCATTACCAATTCCTGTTCCTATTTTTATACCTACAACAAGAAATAGTGCTAAgggaatatttaaagaaatcaaAAGAATACAGGAAAAAATACCAGCAGATCCTTTTGAAGCTGAACTTCTCATGATGGCAGAAATGGTTGCGACAGAGAAAAAAGCTAATGAGACTGATTCGGATTCTACAGATGATAG AGATGAAGATACTGGCGACCGTGATCATTCACATGGTGGAGTTTTCAGTCCAGAAGGTGTTGATTCTAGTAATACATTTGGTGATGACATGTTACAAATGGCTTTAAAAATGGCAACTGGAGAATTGGATGAGCCAGCTGTTGACTTAGAAGCTGCTTTAACTCCAAATACTATTACTGCTACACAAACACCAACACAATCTGACACAACTATAGAAAATGATG ttCAATCGGAACGGCTTATTGTTCCCTCTCGGGGAAGGAAACGAATGGTTCCATATAAACCACGATCTACGCCAAATAAACGAGGAAGGCGCGTATCTGGCACAAATGATATGCCTTTGATGCCACCCCCGGAACCTCAACCTCCACCTCAACCGAGAATAATAGAACCCATAGAAAAACCAGATGCTAATATGGCTCTCAAATATACCTTTGGCGTAAATGCTTGGAGACAATGG gtAGTTACAAAAAATGCTGAATTAGAAAAACAAAGTACACcaattagaaaaatgaaattatttaaaacagatCTTTTGCAACTCACAGCTGacgaattaaattattcattatgcCTTTTTGTGAAAGAAGTTAAAAAACCAAATGGAGCAGAATATGCTCctgatacaatatattatcTCTGTTTGG gAATTCAAcagtatttatttgaaaataatagaatagaTAATATTTTCACAGATTCATATTATGAAAGATTTACCGATTGTTTAAATGAAGTTGCAAAGAAATTTTCTGTTCTTTATAATGATGCAC AATATATTGTAACAAGAGTTGAAGAAGAACATTTATGGGAATGTAAGCAATTAGGTGCTCATTCTCCTCATGTCCTTTTAAATACTCTAATGTTCTTTAACACTAAACATTTTAATCTTGTA aCAGTAGAAGAACATATGCAATTATCATTTTCTCACATCATGAAACATTGGAAACGTAATCCAGCTGCACAACTTACTACAGGAGCAGGAAAAGTTCCAGGTTCCAGAAAcgttcttcttcgtttctatCCACCACAATCAGCATTGG AAGGTAATTCACGTAAAAAGAAAGTATATGAGCAAcaggaaaatgaagaaaatccATTAAGATGTCCAGTCAAATTATATGAGTTTTACTTGTCTAAATG TCCAGAAAGTGTTAAGACTCGGAACGATGTATTCTATTTATTGCCAGAAAGAAGTTGTGTACCGGACAGTCCAGTATGGTATTCAACATCTCCATTGGCTAAGGAACATCtcataaaaatgttatatcgCATTAAAATGGTTAAAGAAATCAATGTGGCATTATTAACTAGCTAA